DNA sequence from the Tachysurus fulvidraco isolate hzauxx_2018 chromosome 1, HZAU_PFXX_2.0, whole genome shotgun sequence genome:
cattaccttattctacattcttaattgtacccaatacctaaacttaataactaccttactaactcttaataaagaaagtaaattaggagttaccacatgcacagattatttgacccccccccccccccaacccccagAAGTTTTCCAGAAATTTCCCGGAAACTTTCTGCCCCTTTACAACCCTAGTTTCAATACATTCATATGGCAAGTCTGGCAGCTACCGTCATATATGAAGAAATTTCACATATTATTTATTAGCTGCTAAATCACATGCACTGCTCTAAATACACACTGGTTTGTATGGTAGTGCAGTGGATAGCATTGCTGCCTTATAGATCCAGGTTCCTGGGTTAAATTATGAGATTGGCTTACCGTCTAAAGAGTCTAtaatgttctccctgtgtccatatgggttctctggtttcttcccacTTACACAAAAAGTGTCATTgtttgtgcaaatgtgtgtacaATCTGCCATTCTTGTATTTCCACCTCGTGCCCAGTGTTCTAGGAATAGGCTGTAAATCCGTGAGAATCCTAACCAAGATAAAGTGTTTAgataaatgattgaatgaataaacagaGACCTTCATGATGGTCATCAATAAAAGAAAAGCACTGATGAGACTCACATTGTTTCAAAAATGGTTATATCAATTTATGCTACTGTATATGCTCTCAGGAAACGCTCACCTGCCTGGAGTGATATAGTCAATTACACTTCCAGACAGTTGTTTGTACACATTTACTCATAGATGCTTTTTCTTTTATCGTTTTCCatgatacagtatatttaatacactatacacaagATAAAAGGACATGAAATTGTTCAGTAAACAAGACgttatacatgcatacacacacacacacacacacacacatatacatatatatatatatatatatatatatatatatatatatatatatatatatatatatatatatatatataatttaaaaatatattttttatggtaGCTTCTTAACCGCCCTTGTGAGGAACGTTTTCAAATCGGCCGACATGCGTTGGCTGCTTCTCCTAAGTTCCATATACCTAATTAAGGATACATTTTAACTCCTAAATAAGTTGAACTTAGATCAACTGAATTATGTACTTCCATCTTAGAAACTAATTTTAaccacaattttttatttattattaattatgtaaGGCAGTGAAAATCATTCACACATACAATCAAGTCTGTCCATACTGCTGAGTGTCTGAATGTCCGAAATACAGTTAAATGCAGTAAAAATGTACAATGTGCCATTATCTAGTGTTTCAACCGTGACAACAAATTGGCtgatcacatttttttcaccttttgctTGACCTTGGTCACACAGATAACTGATGTTGACTCCTCACATTCTTCCTTAACTTATATATTGGATccagttattgttgttgtgcTGCCCATATGGAAGATCCCAAAGAGACCTTATGAAGAAGCACAAAGAACATTGAGTTTTATACCCTAATTTATTGTCCATTTGATTTGCTTCTTACCTGAGAACTGAGGTTTTATATAGGTTCATGGATGCTGGATACATCATAAATCTTTTGGACCTCTGCTGTTGGCTTCTTACAGGCTCATATGTCCAGCTAAGTGTTTCATAGATAGCTTACACACTCCTGCTAAACGGCAAGTGTActtcacacattcacaaatgTACTACTTAATGCCGTGCAATATATccattttaaatgttgtattattattatgtatgattttttagatgtttattgtaCCACCCATGCAAGAAAAACACAAGGAAATGTGTtataaaattgttttgtttcttattatgtattaattaCATACAAAACTCTTTTATTGCTATGGTTTGAAACCTCTCTGCTGAAAGTATGTCAAAGTTGCATTACTATAAGCATGTAAGTATATGTTATTTAATGGATTTAAGCAGCCATATCCACATTTAAATGCTTCTTGGGAAATATTCTTGAATAATCTTcccaaaatgttaaaaaatggaTTTCTTGAGAAATTTCTTGAAATATGCTAATGAATTACAATAGTCTACATATATAAAGAGTATCTTGACTTTTCTCTATGATAGTGACATTTGTGCTTGTAAAATAACATTAGAAAGTATCTATTATGCTGAAAACAGCCCAGTATGTGATATGGCTTTGACTTATTGTTTCCTTCATTCATCTCACATGCTTCCTCTTCTATTTTTCATGTTCTGCCTTGCTCTTTTCACTCCCTAACTCCATGGTGAGTTTCTCCCATAGGCTAGGAGTCGAGATGCCAATGACACATCCAGCGATCCTTCTTCCAGCATTCCCACTTCGTTTGCTCTCTTCATTTGACCCAAGCCCAAAGTCATCTTCCTTCTCATGGATCACAATGGCACGTCCCAAAATTGACTGACCTCCAAAAAGGGTGGCTCCTTCCATGTTTAGATGTTGCCTTATAGTTCCATTGATGGCCACATAGTTTCCCAAATCACCAGGGTGTGAGGGATGGTTGACCCCAAGGGGATTGTAGTGTGGACCAGCAGTGATGCATCCTTGGCTCAGGTCTCCATATTGATGGATGTGAATAGCTCGCTTCTGCTCGTCATCAGTGGATAGGCCATGAGCATTGACCAGCACTTCCAGTTTTCCTCCTGGGAAGATTTGTTTGAAGAGAACTTGTCCATATATTTTAGGTTGGCCAGTGGGAAGTTTGGGGTCAGGTATGAGTTCACAAGTGGCAAAAAGAGTTCCATTGAAGAGGTTCACCTCCATAGGAGCTTCAACAACAGACGTTTTGCTATGATTAAATGCAATCCCTTCTCCAGTATGCACAAGTATCACCCATGTCAGTAGAAATAGTAGCATATTACTTTGCTTAATCTGAAACCACAAGAGGGGAATTATATGAtgcatattaatatttacttaaAAAGATTTTCATATAGCATAACCTTTTTAACATTGTCaaagttattttaattatttgtggaGTCTCATATGGAAATATCAAATTCAATTAGTAAACATCAAACAAACACTCAATAATCCACCACTAAATGTACATT
Encoded proteins:
- the sod3a gene encoding extracellular superoxide dismutase, which produces MIKQSNMLLFLLTWVILVHTGEGIAFNHSKTSVVEAPMEVNLFNGTLFATCELIPDPKLPTGQPKIYGQVLFKQIFPGGKLEVLVNAHGLSTDDEQKRAIHIHQYGDLSQGCITAGPHYNPLGVNHPSHPGDLGNYVAINGTIRQHLNMEGATLFGGQSILGRAIVIHEKEDDFGLGSNEESKRSGNAGRRIAGCVIGISTPSLWEKLTMELGSEKSKAEHEK